A stretch of the Clostridium botulinum genome encodes the following:
- a CDS encoding nitrate/sulfite reductase, which yields MGKGFGNLQKVREGKRKYAITPHIPGGFITPENLEKIAKVTKKYNGSLKITSGQRILITNLEEDDLPKIWDELGMEPAVKSQNSIKNVEMCPAGFCKRSKYNTIGIGMKLSKKYQWMDMPCRTKIGVAGCRNACGSVYSKDIGVIADVDGSLMVTVGGSAGYNPRIADIVVKGLSEKEAMTLIDYMVEYYKEKALLGEKLSFFIDRIGIDKVKLELLNRSKIHIVKQ from the coding sequence ATGGGTAAAGGCTTTGGTAATCTACAAAAGGTTAGAGAAGGTAAAAGAAAATATGCAATAACTCCACATATACCAGGAGGATTTATAACTCCTGAAAATCTTGAGAAAATAGCGAAAGTGACTAAAAAATATAATGGATCTCTAAAGATAACATCTGGTCAGAGAATACTTATAACTAACTTAGAGGAAGATGATTTGCCTAAGATATGGGATGAACTTGGAATGGAACCTGCAGTTAAATCTCAAAATTCTATTAAAAATGTTGAGATGTGTCCAGCTGGATTTTGTAAGAGATCAAAATACAATACTATTGGTATAGGAATGAAGTTATCAAAAAAATATCAATGGATGGATATGCCTTGTAGAACAAAGATAGGTGTTGCCGGCTGCAGAAATGCCTGTGGAAGTGTTTATAGTAAAGATATTGGGGTTATTGCAGATGTTGATGGAAGCCTCATGGTGACAGTGGGTGGATCTGCTGGATATAATCCTAGAATTGCAGATATTGTAGTAAAGGGACTATCTGAAAAGGAAGCTATGACATTAATAGATTATATGGTGGAGTATTATAAAGAAAAGGCACTTTTAGGTGAAAAGCTAAGCTTTTTTATTGATAGGATAGGTATAGATAAAGTTAAATTAGAACTTTTAAATAGAAG